GCGCATCGCCGCGACGCTGGGGGAGGCCGGACAGACAGCGGAGCTGCGCCCGGCGCAGGCCGTGGGCGACTTGGCGGGCCATGACGCCTTCTTCATCGGCAGCGGCGTGTATAGCGCGCACTGGCTGAAGGAGGCTGCCGAACTCGTGCGGCGCAACCGCGGTCTCCTGGCCGAACGGCCGGTGTGGCTGTTCAGCAGCGGCCCGCTGGGCACAGCAGCCGAGGACGCCCGCGGTCGCGACCTGCGCGTCGCCGCGGAGCCCAAGGAGTTGGCCGAGTTCAAGGAGGCCATCAATCCTCGGGACCATCGCGTCTTCTTCGGGGCGTTGGACCCCAGCAGGCTGGAGTTCGCCCACCGGATGGTCCGGAAGTTGCCGGCCGCCCGAGCGGTGCTTCCCGATGGCGACTTCCGCGACTGGAAGGACATCGGGGTCTGGGCCGAGAGCATTGCCCGCGAACTGGCGCCGGAGCCGACCGCCGCTGCGGCCCTGGAGGAGGTACGCCATGAACCGGCCACTGACGCAGACACCTGAACCCGCCCCCGCAGCGGCTCGCGACACATCGCGGGATCCGATCCTCCTGATCGACCGGTTCCTGCCGCGCTATGACTTCGCGGTGGTACACGCCGGCGTCTTCCGAGCCCCACCCGAGGCGTGCTACCAGTGCGCTCGCGGCCTGGACCTGCTACGGGATCCGCTCATCCGGACCCTGCTCGGCATCCGGTCCCTGCCCGAGCGCCTGCTGGGCCGGCTGCCCGGGCACCGCGCGGCAGCAGGGGCGGAGGCGCCCCCACCGACGTTCCGGTTGGACGACATGGTCGGCCCGCCGCTGGGCTGGATCCTGCTCGGCGAGCAGCCGAACATGCAGATCGTCCTGGGACAGATCGGTCGTCCCTGGAAGCCGGTCGGGGCGTCCGAGGGGCCGCCCGTCGCACCGGCCGAGTTTGCCTCCTTCGACCGTCCGGGCTTCGCCAAGATCGCCTTCAGCCTCCTGGTCCAGCCCTACGGGGTCGCGTCGTCGATCCTGACGATGGAGACGCGGGTCGTCTTGACCGACCCGGGGAGTCGGCGACCCTTCGGGCGGTACTGGAGGCTGGTCGAGCCGTCCGTCCGATTGATCGACCGGATGACGCTGCGGCTGCTTGCCGCCGAACTCCGTCGCTCGACTCCCACCGGCACCTCCACAGGGACATAGGGAACAGGCACCGACCAGATCGAGGCCGCCGCACGGCAGGGAAGCCTCGACGAGGCCACCACCGCGGCGCTCGTCGAGGACTACCGGCCGGCCCCCGGGACTGTAGTCACTCAGGTCGGCCTGCTCGCCACAGCTCTCGTGGCGCCTGCGTAGACCTGCTCAGTCGATGGTCGGGCCACTCCCCGGCGGCGCGGGGCGAGGGCAGGGTCAGCCGGACCCGGCTCCTGCCCCCGGTCGTGACTTCGCAGAGTCTGCCGGACCGGACAGGCGCGCCTGAACACCGGTCCGACCCGCCCGGGCACGCTGGTGCGCCGGCCCGGCATCGGCCGCTGGGTCGTTTGGCCCTACGCGGATGGCTCTGCGGCTGTTACACCTCGTCGCATGGGTCGCAGAATGACGTTCGAGCTCTGAGGCCGAAAGCCCCTACCAGATTGACAAGCCAGCAGAAGACTTGAGGTCGCCAAGGCGCGCTGTCCGGCAACCGAAACGAGGCGAACCGTCATGGCGTACATCAAGCCTCCAGTCCTCACACGGCGCCTGGCCAATCCAATGGCCATGCGGCTGGGCATGCGCGGCGTCGCCACCCTCAC
The sequence above is a segment of the Actinomycetes bacterium genome. Coding sequences within it:
- a CDS encoding flavodoxin domain-containing protein, encoding MAERIAATLGEAGQTAELRPAQAVGDLAGHDAFFIGSGVYSAHWLKEAAELVRRNRGLLAERPVWLFSSGPLGTAAEDARGRDLRVAAEPKELAEFKEAINPRDHRVFFGALDPSRLEFAHRMVRKLPAARAVLPDGDFRDWKDIGVWAESIARELAPEPTAAAALEEVRHEPATDADT